In Opitutaceae bacterium TAV5, one genomic interval encodes:
- a CDS encoding sugar ABC transporter substrate-binding protein, which produces MKTPSRMLARLALAVSALLTPVVSSAADSGKPLTIAVVGKATTHSYWKSVEAGARKAGEELNVKIEWQGPLDDSKVADQIAIFNNLATSGIDGMVFAPCDDKALAPHVRTAARRGLPISIIDSPLAARQGRDYINYVSTDNKAAGNTAADTLIKLVGPQPAYGGQVLMIRFTEGSASTRQREDGFTERLARDGAFKIVAQQFTDGSMAGAQRVAETLLGNYVKNNKLELDGIFAPNQPSAEGTYNAVNALRKKGVEVKARFVGFDDSALLLQGLDNGVIDALVVQAPFQMGYLGVKSVVAHIKGEPVEALVDTGVTVKTKDSK; this is translated from the coding sequence ATGAAAACTCCATCCCGCATGCTCGCCCGCCTGGCACTCGCCGTATCCGCGCTCCTCACACCTGTCGTCTCCTCCGCCGCCGATTCCGGCAAACCGCTCACCATCGCCGTCGTCGGCAAGGCCACCACCCACTCCTACTGGAAATCCGTCGAGGCCGGCGCCCGCAAGGCCGGCGAGGAACTCAACGTGAAGATCGAATGGCAGGGCCCGCTCGACGACTCCAAGGTCGCCGACCAGATCGCCATCTTCAACAACCTCGCCACCTCCGGCATCGACGGCATGGTCTTCGCCCCGTGCGACGACAAGGCCCTCGCGCCCCACGTGCGCACCGCCGCCCGCCGCGGCCTGCCCATCTCCATCATCGACTCTCCCCTCGCCGCCAGACAGGGGCGCGACTACATCAACTACGTCTCGACCGACAACAAGGCCGCCGGCAACACCGCCGCCGACACCCTCATCAAACTCGTCGGCCCCCAACCCGCTTACGGCGGCCAGGTGCTCATGATCCGTTTCACCGAAGGCTCGGCCAGCACCCGCCAGCGCGAGGACGGTTTTACCGAGCGGCTCGCCAGGGACGGCGCCTTCAAGATCGTTGCCCAGCAGTTCACCGACGGCTCCATGGCCGGCGCCCAGCGCGTGGCTGAAACGCTCCTCGGCAACTACGTCAAAAACAACAAGCTCGAACTCGACGGCATCTTCGCCCCCAACCAGCCCTCGGCCGAAGGCACCTACAATGCCGTCAACGCTCTCCGCAAAAAAGGCGTCGAGGTGAAGGCGCGCTTCGTCGGCTTCGACGACTCCGCCCTCCTCCTCCAGGGCCTCGACAACGGCGTGATCGACGCGCTTGTCGTGCAGGCCCCTTTCCAGATGGGCTACCTCGGCGTGAAGTCGGTCGTCGCCCACATCAAGGGAGAACCGGTCGAGGCGCTCGTCGACACCGGTGTGACCGTGAAGACCAAAGACAGCAAGTAG
- a CDS encoding histidine kinase, with protein sequence MSAQTQPPPGFISPRIGRHRHFFADLAPSHAPGVAVACGGWEQCAPDYVVERSHFPFQAIEFVSQGKGWLNLPGRQARLCRGSLFSYGRDTPHWFCSDPDDPMVKYFVDFSGRDAPALVADLQRAGTIQVARADVIQEWFEQLLDAGEQAGPGAARICALLGELIVRHAMANPLRTEEGAGAASLVAYERCRAALRKNFLRLASAGELARACHLDIAYMTRLFRRYGNESPYQMLVRLKMNRAAERLVTTGLPLKEIGEEVGFTDPYHFSRVFKRVYGLAPKVFRDGYHRGTTEMRR encoded by the coding sequence ATGTCCGCCCAGACCCAGCCGCCGCCAGGTTTTATTTCTCCCCGGATCGGGCGGCACCGGCATTTTTTTGCGGACCTGGCCCCGTCGCACGCGCCGGGCGTGGCCGTGGCCTGCGGGGGCTGGGAACAGTGCGCGCCGGATTACGTGGTGGAGAGGTCGCATTTCCCGTTTCAGGCCATCGAGTTTGTGAGCCAGGGGAAGGGCTGGCTGAATCTTCCGGGGCGGCAGGCGCGACTTTGCCGGGGCTCGCTGTTCAGCTACGGAAGGGACACGCCCCACTGGTTTTGCAGCGATCCGGACGATCCGATGGTGAAGTATTTTGTGGATTTTTCAGGACGCGATGCCCCGGCGCTGGTGGCGGATTTGCAGAGGGCGGGCACGATCCAGGTGGCGCGGGCCGATGTCATCCAGGAATGGTTCGAGCAGTTGCTGGATGCGGGGGAGCAGGCGGGACCGGGCGCGGCGCGGATCTGCGCATTGCTGGGGGAGCTGATCGTGCGGCATGCGATGGCGAACCCGTTGCGGACGGAGGAGGGAGCGGGCGCGGCCTCGCTGGTGGCGTACGAACGTTGCCGGGCGGCGTTGCGCAAAAATTTCCTCAGGCTGGCGAGCGCCGGCGAACTGGCGCGGGCCTGTCATCTCGACATCGCCTACATGACGCGGCTGTTCCGGCGCTACGGCAACGAGAGCCCGTACCAGATGCTGGTGCGGCTGAAAATGAACCGCGCGGCGGAGCGGCTGGTGACGACCGGCCTGCCGCTGAAGGAGATCGGCGAGGAAGTGGGATTCACGGACCCGTATCATTTCTCGCGGGTGTTCAAGCGGGTGTACGGGCTGGCGCCGAAGGTGTTCCGGGATGGGTATCACCGCGGGACGACGGAAATGCGCAGATAG
- a CDS encoding acyl-CoA thioesterase: protein MKRDLLHIVFRHALPMLVACTLTAAETVDATRSPAPLPTVNLRAGLPNIQAKVQVGQPVRVAYLGGSITASWGWRTLTTDFLKREFPQTTVEEIFAAIPGTGSDFGACRLETQVIEYRPDLLFVEFAVNDSAATETRIREAMEGIVRQTWQVNPSTDICFIYTVSQDQLPDYEAGRSPETSRVMDEVAAHYGIPSLHPGTEVARLATAGKLVMRGSSQGLDALGRDQDGRTVFTSDGIHPLPAGHRLYFSIIGPALKQMMTPPAGTSPSSRPHALPLPLTTAPWEHAGIVPVASASRSGAWEQIPAGDKRTAWQPAQLTPPLWLATQPGTSVTTPFKGTAIGLLGMKGPDNGRFRVTVDDLPPATGTFFDSFSVEGHYRLAVWWFPHALESGAHTVRVELLDEQIDKIPILKRRGHSPKDPAAFTPHQLYLCGFLLPDARP, encoded by the coding sequence ATGAAACGAGATCTCCTGCACATCGTTTTCCGTCACGCTCTCCCCATGCTCGTCGCCTGCACCCTGACTGCAGCGGAAACCGTCGATGCAACCCGTTCGCCGGCGCCCTTGCCGACGGTCAATCTCCGCGCCGGTCTTCCCAACATCCAGGCCAAAGTACAGGTGGGCCAACCGGTACGCGTGGCGTATCTTGGCGGGAGCATCACGGCGTCCTGGGGATGGCGCACCCTCACGACTGATTTTCTGAAACGGGAGTTCCCGCAGACGACGGTGGAGGAGATTTTTGCCGCCATCCCGGGCACCGGTTCGGATTTTGGAGCATGCCGTCTGGAAACGCAGGTGATCGAGTATCGCCCGGACCTCCTCTTCGTGGAGTTTGCCGTCAACGATTCCGCTGCCACCGAAACCCGGATACGTGAGGCGATGGAAGGTATCGTCCGCCAGACGTGGCAGGTAAACCCGTCGACCGATATCTGTTTCATTTACACCGTCAGTCAGGATCAGCTCCCGGACTACGAAGCCGGACGCAGTCCGGAAACAAGCCGGGTGATGGATGAAGTGGCCGCGCACTACGGCATCCCCTCCCTCCACCCTGGAACCGAGGTGGCGCGACTCGCCACCGCCGGGAAACTCGTGATGCGCGGGTCATCCCAAGGGCTCGATGCGCTGGGACGTGACCAGGACGGACGCACCGTGTTCACCTCCGACGGCATTCACCCGCTGCCAGCGGGACACCGCCTGTACTTTTCAATCATCGGTCCGGCCCTGAAACAGATGATGACCCCTCCCGCCGGCACCTCCCCATCCTCCCGGCCGCATGCCCTGCCCCTGCCTCTGACAACGGCGCCGTGGGAACACGCAGGCATCGTCCCTGTCGCCTCCGCCAGCCGTTCCGGTGCCTGGGAGCAAATCCCCGCGGGTGACAAACGCACCGCCTGGCAACCGGCCCAACTCACGCCTCCGCTCTGGCTGGCGACGCAACCGGGAACATCGGTCACAACTCCCTTCAAAGGGACTGCCATCGGACTGCTCGGTATGAAAGGTCCCGACAATGGCCGCTTCCGCGTAACGGTGGACGATCTCCCGCCGGCAACCGGAACGTTTTTCGATTCGTTCAGCGTGGAAGGCCACTACCGGCTCGCGGTGTGGTGGTTTCCGCATGCGCTTGAGTCCGGCGCGCATACAGTGCGCGTGGAGCTGCTCGACGAGCAAATCGACAAAATCCCGATATTGAAACGCCGCGGTCACTCGCCAAAGGATCCGGCTGCGTTCACGCCCCATCAGCTCTATCTCTGCGGATTCCTGCTCCCCGACGCGCGGCCATGA
- a CDS encoding oxidoreductase — translation MISLPDQMNAAVLPGNSTTRLQVHRVPSPGHGEVLLRMKCSTICGSDIRCIYHEHLGKGPEGYQGVIAGHEPCGQIIKAGPGCRRFREGDRVIVYHISGCGVCNDCRRGYMISCTSEKYRRAYGWQRDGGMAEYLLAEEKDLVHLPGELSYADGAQVACGFGTVYEGLEKIGISGNDAVLVTGLGPVGLAAGALCRKLGARKIIGIDVIDERLKIARDLGLCDEALKSRPDNVAQVRALTGGHGVERAVECSANASARATAIRATRKWGRMVMIGEGGGMEMNPSPDMIHDQKTLYGSWVTSIWRMEELVERLVRWNLHPADLITHRFALDKVSDAYALMASGRCGKVAVCFDEELTAAG, via the coding sequence ATGATTTCCCTTCCCGACCAGATGAACGCTGCCGTGCTTCCCGGCAACAGCACCACCCGACTCCAGGTCCACCGCGTCCCGTCGCCCGGCCACGGCGAGGTGCTCCTGCGCATGAAGTGCTCCACCATTTGCGGCTCCGATATCCGCTGCATCTATCATGAACATCTCGGCAAGGGTCCCGAAGGCTACCAGGGCGTGATCGCCGGCCACGAGCCTTGCGGCCAGATCATCAAGGCCGGCCCCGGCTGCCGCCGCTTTCGCGAGGGCGACCGCGTCATCGTGTATCACATCTCCGGATGCGGCGTGTGCAACGACTGCCGCCGCGGCTACATGATTTCCTGCACCAGCGAGAAATACCGCCGCGCCTACGGCTGGCAGCGCGACGGCGGCATGGCCGAATATCTGCTCGCCGAGGAAAAGGACCTCGTCCACCTGCCCGGTGAACTCTCCTACGCCGACGGCGCACAGGTCGCCTGCGGTTTCGGCACCGTTTACGAAGGGCTCGAAAAGATCGGCATCAGCGGCAACGACGCCGTGCTCGTCACCGGCCTCGGCCCCGTCGGCCTCGCCGCCGGCGCGCTCTGCCGCAAGCTCGGTGCGCGCAAGATCATCGGCATCGACGTCATCGACGAACGGCTGAAAATCGCCCGCGACCTCGGCCTCTGCGACGAAGCCCTCAAGTCCAGACCCGACAACGTCGCCCAGGTCCGCGCCCTTACCGGTGGCCACGGCGTGGAGCGTGCGGTCGAATGCTCGGCCAACGCCTCCGCCCGGGCCACCGCCATCCGCGCCACCCGCAAGTGGGGCCGCATGGTCATGATCGGCGAGGGCGGCGGTATGGAAATGAATCCCTCGCCCGACATGATCCACGACCAGAAAACGCTCTACGGCTCCTGGGTCACCTCGATCTGGAGGATGGAGGAACTTGTCGAGCGCCTCGTGCGCTGGAATCTCCATCCCGCCGATCTCATCACGCACCGCTTCGCACTCGACAAGGTTTCCGACGCCTACGCCCTCATGGCCAGCGGCCGCTGCGGAAAAGTCGCCGTCTGCTTCGACGAGGAATTGACGGCCGCCGGCTGA
- a CDS encoding sugar ABC transporter: MKPAASSTSTAPPLLTVTGIHKRFGATHALRGVDLAVERGQVLALIGENGAGKSTLMKVLSGAHAADAGTMTLEGRPYLPKNPLHARSLGVCMIYQELALAPHLSVMENILLGIEPVRGPLLDWKTMRATARRALDEVGAPDIAPETVTGDLSVGGQQLVEIARAVAAGCKVLVLDEPTSSLTQKDVQALFALVRRLRDKGVGIVYISHALEEVEALCDRFSVLRDGQSVGGGKVGEVPVDRIIAMMVGREVRDLYPRSARTAGEVVLRTSGVSGEKLPRRASLTLRRGEVVGIAGLIGAGRTEMLRTLFGIDPVTGGKVETLTAAAAAGVTGDTPAARWRQGIGLVSEDRKTEGLAQNLSIAENITLSRLEGLGPWRFVTPSAQRAAAAPWIRDFPIKCESGDQPVEALSGGNQQKVAIARLLHHDCDVLLLDEPTRGIDVGSKAQIYAWIDRLAVGDPAAGRPPKAVLVVSSYLPELLGICDRIAVMTRGVLGEARPVSEWTEQSLMLAATGQTARGEH; this comes from the coding sequence ATGAAGCCCGCCGCCTCCTCCACCAGCACCGCCCCCCCTCTCCTCACCGTCACCGGCATCCACAAACGTTTCGGCGCCACGCATGCCCTGCGCGGCGTCGATCTCGCGGTCGAACGCGGCCAGGTGCTCGCCCTCATCGGGGAAAACGGCGCTGGCAAGAGCACGCTCATGAAAGTGCTCTCCGGCGCGCATGCCGCCGACGCCGGCACGATGACCCTCGAAGGGCGGCCCTACCTCCCCAAAAATCCCCTCCACGCCCGCTCGCTCGGCGTGTGCATGATCTACCAGGAACTCGCGCTCGCCCCCCACCTCAGCGTGATGGAAAACATTCTCCTCGGCATCGAACCCGTCCGCGGTCCGCTGCTCGACTGGAAGACCATGCGCGCCACCGCCCGCCGCGCCCTCGACGAAGTCGGCGCGCCCGACATCGCCCCCGAGACGGTCACCGGCGACCTCTCCGTCGGCGGCCAGCAGCTCGTCGAGATCGCCCGCGCCGTCGCCGCCGGCTGCAAGGTCCTCGTCCTCGACGAACCCACCAGCTCGCTCACGCAGAAAGACGTGCAGGCACTCTTCGCCCTCGTCCGCCGCCTCCGCGACAAGGGTGTGGGCATCGTCTACATCAGCCACGCCCTCGAGGAAGTCGAGGCGCTCTGCGACCGCTTCTCCGTCCTGCGCGACGGCCAGAGCGTGGGCGGCGGCAAGGTCGGCGAAGTCCCCGTGGACCGCATCATCGCGATGATGGTCGGCCGCGAAGTGAGGGACCTCTATCCCCGCTCCGCGCGCACGGCCGGCGAAGTCGTGCTGCGAACCTCCGGAGTATCCGGAGAAAAACTACCCAGGCGCGCCAGCCTCACCCTGCGCCGCGGCGAGGTCGTGGGCATCGCCGGCCTCATCGGCGCCGGCCGCACCGAGATGCTCCGCACCCTCTTCGGCATCGATCCGGTGACCGGCGGGAAAGTCGAGACCCTCACCGCCGCTGCCGCCGCCGGCGTCACCGGTGACACCCCCGCCGCCCGCTGGCGCCAGGGAATCGGCCTGGTCAGCGAGGACCGCAAGACCGAGGGCCTCGCGCAAAACCTCTCCATCGCGGAAAACATCACCCTCTCCCGGCTCGAAGGTCTCGGCCCCTGGCGCTTCGTCACCCCGTCCGCCCAGCGCGCCGCCGCCGCGCCCTGGATTCGCGACTTCCCCATCAAGTGCGAATCCGGCGACCAGCCCGTCGAAGCCCTCTCCGGCGGCAACCAGCAAAAAGTCGCCATCGCCCGCCTCCTTCACCACGACTGCGACGTGCTCCTGCTCGACGAGCCCACGCGCGGCATCGACGTCGGCTCCAAGGCGCAAATCTACGCCTGGATCGACCGCCTCGCCGTCGGCGATCCCGCCGCCGGCCGTCCGCCCAAGGCCGTGCTCGTGGTCAGCAGTTACCTCCCCGAACTGCTCGGCATCTGCGACCGCATCGCCGTCATGACGCGGGGCGTCCTCGGCGAAGCGCGCCCCGTCTCCGAATGGACCGAACAATCCCTCATGCTCGCCGCCACCGGCCAGACCGCCCGCGGCGAACACTGA
- the fucU gene encoding L-fucose mutarotase (catalyzes the interconversion of alpha-L-fucose to beta-L-fucose), translating to MLKGISPLISPDLLAVLARMGHGDEIVLADAHFPGESFNARVLRADGLRIAGLLDGILPLLELDSYVPDPVVMMAAVEGDALDPAVEAAYLAPLRKHAPERATITRIDRFAFYERTRSAFAVVMTGETAKYGNILLKKGVTPVAR from the coding sequence ATGCTCAAAGGTATCTCCCCGCTCATCAGTCCCGACCTCCTCGCCGTCCTCGCCCGCATGGGGCACGGTGACGAAATCGTTCTCGCCGACGCGCACTTCCCCGGCGAGAGCTTCAACGCCCGCGTGCTTCGCGCCGACGGCCTGCGCATCGCCGGCCTGCTCGACGGCATCCTGCCGCTCCTCGAACTCGACTCCTACGTGCCCGATCCCGTCGTGATGATGGCCGCGGTCGAGGGCGATGCCCTCGATCCCGCCGTCGAGGCCGCCTACCTCGCGCCGCTCCGCAAGCACGCACCCGAACGCGCTACGATCACCCGCATCGACCGCTTCGCGTTTTACGAACGCACCCGCTCCGCCTTCGCCGTCGTCATGACCGGCGAGACCGCCAAATACGGCAACATCCTCCTCAAGAAAGGCGTCACGCCGGTCGCCCGATGA
- a CDS encoding ABC transporter permease: MNKTQPATPSVPASSAKSAGLKSARLLNLLGRVAALVAVYLFFVVLTPGTKGFTSDANTQLMLQDIAVVAMAAIGMTLILIAGGIDLSAGSVIALAMITTAYILDLGPADNKLVLQHPVLLPILALLGATAVSALIGLFNGLLITYLRIVPFIITLGTMQMARGLAKLVAGEQNIYPPAEVQDLWISRLLEPAPTVFTWPFLPAGVWLVIVMAILTALFLRYTRLGRHIFAIGSNEKTAVLCGVPVARTKVLVYVIGGFFAGLAGVVFFARLGSIGQPTEAIGYELFVIAAAVIGGTSLLGGRGTILGTMIGALIITILRNGGVKMGWPQYTQEIVMGAVIIVAVAIDNLRNSPGGVIRNLRRIFGGH; this comes from the coding sequence ATGAACAAGACCCAACCTGCCACTCCCTCCGTCCCCGCCTCCTCCGCGAAATCCGCCGGCCTGAAATCCGCGCGCCTGCTCAACCTCCTCGGGCGTGTTGCCGCTCTGGTTGCCGTGTACCTGTTTTTCGTCGTGCTGACGCCCGGAACCAAGGGCTTCACCTCCGACGCCAACACGCAACTCATGTTGCAGGACATCGCTGTCGTCGCGATGGCCGCCATCGGCATGACCCTCATCCTCATCGCCGGCGGCATCGATCTCTCCGCCGGCTCGGTCATCGCCCTGGCGATGATCACCACCGCGTACATCCTCGATCTCGGGCCGGCCGACAACAAGCTCGTGCTGCAACACCCCGTCCTTCTCCCGATTCTGGCGCTGCTGGGGGCGACGGCTGTGTCCGCGCTCATCGGCCTGTTCAACGGCCTGCTCATCACGTACCTGCGGATCGTGCCCTTCATCATCACGCTCGGCACGATGCAGATGGCGCGCGGCCTCGCCAAACTCGTGGCAGGCGAGCAAAACATCTACCCGCCCGCCGAGGTTCAGGATCTGTGGATCTCGCGTCTGCTCGAACCCGCGCCCACCGTTTTCACCTGGCCCTTCCTCCCTGCCGGCGTGTGGCTCGTCATCGTGATGGCCATTCTCACCGCGCTTTTCCTGCGCTACACGCGGCTCGGGCGGCATATCTTTGCTATCGGCTCCAACGAAAAAACCGCCGTCCTTTGCGGCGTGCCGGTCGCACGGACCAAAGTGCTCGTTTACGTGATCGGCGGCTTTTTCGCCGGTCTGGCCGGCGTGGTGTTTTTCGCCCGGCTCGGCTCGATCGGGCAGCCGACCGAGGCGATCGGCTACGAACTCTTCGTGATCGCGGCGGCGGTCATCGGCGGCACCAGCCTGCTCGGCGGACGCGGCACCATCCTCGGCACGATGATCGGCGCCCTCATCATCACGATCCTGCGCAACGGCGGCGTGAAGATGGGCTGGCCCCAGTACACGCAGGAGATCGTCATGGGCGCGGTCATCATCGTGGCCGTGGCGATCGACAACCTCCGCAATTCGCCGGGCGGCGTGATCCGCAACCTCCGCCGGATCTTCGGCGGGCACTAG
- a CDS encoding aldehyde oxidoreductase has product MPALPSFTRNAPDAIDPALVPQRTLAGGARMPGIGMGTFGSDHAAPGEVAAAVLAAAELGYRHFDCAAVYGNEQEIGEVFSRILDTDTGIRRADLWITSKLWNDKHAEADVIPAFKKSLTDLGLDYLDLYLVHWPFPNFHPPGCDVASRSPDARPYIHAEFMKTWRQLETLHDRGLVRHIGTSNMTIPKLRLLLRDARVLPAVNEMELHPHFQQPELFDFVRREGIVPVGYCPLGSPGRPERDRTPEDTSPLEDPVILRIAAAHGVHPAAICLKWAAQRGQTPIPFSTKRRNILANLAAVTGDPLTSQEMADIAAADRRCRLIKGQVFLWKENQDWRDLWDEDGIIRA; this is encoded by the coding sequence ATGCCCGCTCTCCCCTCCTTCACCCGCAACGCCCCCGACGCCATCGACCCGGCCCTCGTCCCGCAGCGCACGCTCGCCGGCGGCGCCCGCATGCCCGGCATCGGCATGGGCACCTTCGGCTCCGATCATGCCGCGCCCGGCGAAGTCGCCGCCGCCGTCCTCGCCGCGGCCGAGCTCGGCTACCGCCACTTCGACTGCGCTGCCGTTTATGGCAACGAGCAGGAAATCGGCGAGGTTTTCTCCCGTATCCTCGATACCGATACCGGCATCCGCCGCGCGGATCTCTGGATCACGTCGAAACTCTGGAACGACAAACACGCCGAGGCCGACGTCATCCCCGCCTTCAAAAAATCGCTCACCGACCTCGGTCTCGATTACCTCGATCTCTACCTCGTCCACTGGCCCTTCCCCAACTTCCACCCGCCCGGCTGCGACGTCGCCTCACGCAGCCCCGATGCCCGCCCGTATATCCATGCGGAGTTCATGAAAACGTGGCGCCAGCTCGAAACGCTCCATGACCGCGGACTCGTCCGGCACATCGGCACGTCCAACATGACGATCCCCAAGCTCCGCCTCCTCCTGCGCGACGCCCGCGTGCTGCCCGCCGTCAACGAGATGGAGCTGCACCCGCATTTCCAGCAGCCGGAGCTTTTCGATTTCGTCCGTCGCGAGGGCATCGTGCCCGTCGGCTATTGCCCGCTCGGCTCTCCCGGCCGCCCCGAACGCGACCGCACGCCCGAAGACACCTCGCCGCTCGAAGACCCCGTCATCCTCCGCATCGCCGCCGCGCACGGCGTCCACCCCGCCGCCATCTGCCTCAAGTGGGCCGCGCAGCGCGGGCAGACGCCGATCCCGTTTTCGACCAAACGCCGCAACATCCTCGCCAACCTCGCCGCCGTCACGGGCGACCCGCTCACCTCGCAGGAAATGGCCGACATCGCCGCCGCCGACCGCCGTTGCCGCCTCATCAAGGGCCAGGTTTTTCTCTGGAAAGAAAACCAGGATTGGCGTGACCTCTGGGACGAAGACGGCATCATCCGCGCCTGA
- a CDS encoding sodium:solute symporter translates to MHLTPFDWSIVIAAAIALAGVALWIRRYTRSVSDFLAANRCAGRYLLTLSEGIAAFGVTSIIANFEKFYQAGFAAYWWGMMLAPIAMVVAMSGWVAYRFRETRALTMAQFFEMRYSRRFRIFAGVLTWVSGVLNYGVFPGIVANFFIHFCGLPQTLTIAGVEVRTLLVIMALFLGMALLLVFGGGMVAVMVTDFFQAQFLNIVFLVLMAVVFYKVGWGHTVEALSATAPGKSLLDPFDQSKISDFNFWFFAIFAFKAFYNCLGWQGTSGYNASARTPHEAKMARVLAEWRNGVTYLMLMILPIAAYVVLHHAGYDAVQQSAQTSLAAIGDPQTATQMTVPVTLVALLPAGIVGLLAAAMVMAAVATDDSYLHSWGSIFVQDVVLPFRHGKPPLSQRAHLFLLRASIVFVAVFAFCWSAFFPLRDYLFMYFLLTGTIYLGGSGAVIIGGLYWKRGTTAGAYTAMISGCAVAIIGITLQAAWPHIPALVALAPKFPVNGAWLAMIAYATSIVSYVLVSLATCREPANLDRILHRGQYALASEAVSVPDLAGLPRWKRVLGFTRNFTRGDNAIYLFKLGWTGFWTLIFVLGTILGLTIGFSKNVWAGFWLFVILVSAIVGTGTVIWFLWGGSRDLVALVRLLREKQRDASDDGQIHETETPESPKTEKKHPPVAPLSIP, encoded by the coding sequence ATGCATCTGACTCCCTTCGACTGGTCCATCGTTATCGCCGCCGCCATCGCTCTGGCCGGCGTGGCGCTGTGGATACGTCGCTACACGCGCAGCGTCTCCGATTTCCTCGCCGCCAACCGTTGCGCCGGACGCTACCTGCTCACGCTTTCGGAAGGCATCGCCGCATTCGGCGTCACCAGCATCATCGCCAACTTCGAAAAATTCTACCAGGCCGGCTTCGCTGCCTACTGGTGGGGCATGATGCTCGCCCCTATCGCCATGGTCGTGGCCATGAGCGGCTGGGTCGCCTACCGGTTCCGCGAAACGCGCGCGCTCACCATGGCGCAGTTTTTCGAAATGCGCTACTCGCGCCGCTTCCGCATCTTCGCCGGCGTGCTCACGTGGGTGTCGGGCGTTCTCAACTACGGCGTGTTTCCCGGCATCGTCGCCAACTTCTTCATCCACTTCTGCGGGTTGCCGCAAACGCTCACCATTGCCGGCGTCGAGGTGCGCACGCTGCTTGTCATCATGGCGCTTTTCCTCGGCATGGCGCTCCTGCTTGTTTTCGGCGGCGGCATGGTCGCTGTCATGGTCACCGATTTTTTCCAGGCGCAGTTCCTCAACATTGTGTTCCTCGTCCTCATGGCCGTCGTCTTCTACAAAGTCGGCTGGGGACACACCGTCGAGGCGCTCTCCGCCACCGCCCCCGGCAAGTCGCTGCTCGATCCCTTTGACCAGTCAAAAATCAGCGATTTCAATTTCTGGTTTTTTGCCATCTTTGCCTTCAAGGCGTTTTACAACTGCCTCGGCTGGCAGGGGACCTCCGGCTACAATGCTTCCGCGCGCACCCCGCACGAAGCCAAGATGGCCCGCGTGCTCGCCGAGTGGCGCAACGGCGTCACCTATCTCATGCTCATGATCCTGCCCATTGCCGCTTACGTGGTCCTGCATCACGCCGGCTACGACGCCGTGCAGCAATCCGCGCAAACCTCCCTCGCCGCCATCGGCGACCCGCAGACCGCCACCCAGATGACCGTGCCTGTCACCCTCGTCGCCCTGCTGCCCGCCGGCATCGTCGGGTTGCTCGCCGCCGCGATGGTCATGGCCGCCGTCGCCACCGACGACTCCTACCTGCATTCGTGGGGCTCCATCTTCGTGCAGGATGTCGTGCTTCCCTTCCGCCACGGCAAGCCGCCGCTCTCCCAGCGCGCCCACCTCTTCCTGCTGCGCGCCTCCATCGTGTTTGTCGCCGTGTTCGCGTTTTGCTGGAGCGCCTTCTTCCCCCTGCGCGACTACCTCTTCATGTATTTCCTGCTTACCGGCACGATCTATCTTGGCGGCTCCGGAGCGGTCATCATTGGCGGCCTTTACTGGAAACGCGGCACCACTGCCGGCGCGTACACGGCGATGATTTCCGGCTGCGCAGTGGCGATCATCGGTATCACGCTGCAAGCCGCCTGGCCGCACATCCCGGCCCTCGTCGCGCTCGCGCCAAAGTTTCCGGTCAACGGCGCCTGGCTCGCCATGATCGCCTACGCCACCAGCATCGTCAGCTACGTCCTCGTCTCGCTCGCCACCTGCCGCGAACCCGCCAATCTCGACCGCATTCTCCACCGCGGCCAATACGCCCTCGCCAGCGAGGCCGTCTCCGTTCCCGATCTCGCCGGGCTGCCTCGCTGGAAACGTGTGCTCGGCTTCACCCGGAACTTCACCCGCGGCGATAATGCCATCTACCTTTTCAAACTCGGCTGGACCGGCTTCTGGACGCTCATCTTTGTCCTCGGCACGATCCTCGGGCTGACGATCGGCTTCAGCAAAAACGTCTGGGCCGGCTTCTGGCTCTTCGTGATCCTCGTCAGCGCGATCGTCGGCACGGGCACGGTCATCTGGTTCCTGTGGGGCGGCTCGCGCGACCTCGTCGCCCTTGTCCGCCTTCTCCGTGAGAAACAGCGCGACGCGTCCGACGACGGGCAAATCCACGAGACAGAAACACCCGAAAGCCCGAAAACAGAAAAAAAACATCCGCCGGTCGCTCCTCTTTCCATTCCATGA